The following proteins are co-located in the Paenibacillus sp. JNUCC32 genome:
- a CDS encoding MerR family transcriptional regulator produces the protein MMKISVFAKVSGISIKTLRYYDELGLLRPAHVDEQSGYRYYSEEQLLTVKRIAAYKEQGFTLEQLKDFFEKDIGNDAVKNKLADKMTELRHAMQTLQLQLDEVNSRMSRLEPSEAGDPAGFIRIREVPSQLAASIRDQVPRSQLCLLLDEITKYATSYGEEEASQLTILWHDHGSENADIADIEVAIPITRDIPVNGRVRVDYLPMLQSAASFVHRCDPYGYSCPVAPELKAWISSQCLVQSDREPIREIYLTSDKDIYGKKRPAELLIPLQGNAL, from the coding sequence ATGATGAAGATCAGCGTTTTTGCCAAGGTCAGCGGCATTTCCATCAAAACATTGCGTTATTATGATGAGCTGGGCCTGTTAAGGCCGGCCCATGTTGATGAGCAAAGCGGATACCGTTACTATTCCGAGGAGCAGCTTCTGACCGTCAAGCGGATTGCCGCCTACAAGGAACAGGGGTTTACCTTGGAACAGCTCAAGGATTTTTTTGAAAAGGATATAGGAAACGATGCCGTAAAGAACAAACTTGCGGATAAAATGACGGAGCTTCGACATGCGATGCAGACCCTCCAGCTGCAGCTGGATGAGGTGAACAGCAGAATGTCGCGCTTGGAGCCATCGGAAGCCGGTGATCCGGCAGGCTTCATCCGTATTCGGGAAGTCCCATCCCAGCTCGCCGCATCGATTCGCGACCAAGTCCCCCGCAGCCAGCTATGTCTCTTGCTTGATGAGATTACCAAATATGCGACCTCTTATGGAGAAGAGGAAGCTAGCCAATTAACCATCCTTTGGCATGATCACGGCAGCGAGAATGCCGACATCGCCGACATCGAAGTCGCAATCCCCATAACCAGGGACATACCTGTTAATGGCCGTGTTCGTGTGGACTACCTGCCGATGCTTCAATCCGCCGCATCTTTTGTACATCGTTGTGATCCGTACGGTTATAGCTGTCCCGTTGCACCCGAGCTCAAAGCATGGATTTCGTCCCAATGCCTTGTTCAATCGGATCGGGAGCCGATCCGCGAAATCTATCTCACCTCGGATAAAGATATCTATGGCAAGAAGCGCCCCGCGGAATTGCTTATCCCCTTACAAGGCAACGCGTTGTAA